The Sesamum indicum cultivar Zhongzhi No. 13 linkage group LG6, S_indicum_v1.0, whole genome shotgun sequence genomic interval atgtattttaattttaaaagcttataaatactatttaataatcttaaaattttgatactttcatatgtaaaatatgtatattaatttaatttgatgtaataatattttatacatatggatattgatgaataatattttttaagtatttatcacacattttctcaataaagtatgaaaaatataaagatttaactaaaaacaatataaataggGGGCaattttatctattaaaaGAGGATAAGGCCTGAAAATGCATCAAAAAGTTATTCCATTCTCATGTTCAACGCGTGTAAacaatttttcactttttttcgTGAAGAGAGTTTTTTTGACgagatatataaatttaagagattttttttaattatttaattaacacatataaatatttagcaatttttctaaaacacatGAAAGTAATATACAAATTTCCTAATTTGAAATGAGAGGAAACTCGATCCCGACAAAACCTGCCCTGCACCCATAGCTTGCGATTCCTGATATTTATGGTTAATGTTAGAATTGGGCAAGCTTAGTTGAGGTTTTGAGAGGAGGAATATGTTGAAGGACGAGTCATTTAAACACTTTGCCGGGTGTTTATTGGCCCCAAATTTTGTAGTGCCCCCACGTGACATGGCTGCCTCACCATTTTGTCTATACATGTCACTTaggaattatttatttgggataattattcttttttttttgcgagatttaatataattatgggttgattttttgtaattcGAATAAGtcattttgttaattaaatttgactgaatttattgatataattaaaaaacttgaatgaaaatcgatatttaccatcgattgacttaCTGCTGACCttttgcaggtcaaataaatcttgtGTAATTGAACTACTtttataacagtgaaaatataccacataaaaaatattaacgcgtgaagatatataaatgtaattttgataaaaaaaaaatatttctattcgAAATATAAGTTTGGCATACTCAATCGCAGGCCAAACAAATATGGGTTAAAAGttgtgataaataaatattatcatgattagataaaatttatacaaaaacttaactaaaatattttttgtaatgataaatattttagccataTTCGCAAAACTTATATAACAATCGCTGCGTGACCCtggtcaataattatttagttttaactATAGCAGTTagtcataattaattgttatatttcttctaacGTAAGGTTGTATCTATTCTATTTNNNNNNNNNNNNNNNNNNNNNNNNNNNNNNNNNNNNNNNAGGGAAATTGAAGTATCTATATTTTATGGAACCGAATAATATATGGAATGAGTTAATCAGAcaatttgaactaaataatGACAAGTTAAATGGTGCAACTCCATCAAACAATCGTAACAAAATCTTCCACCCtacaactataaataaaaagattttgttGGTAATTCAATACGACAAGACAAGTTAAACAATTAAGCAGGTTAGACAGTCAATACGACACACAAGTCAAGTCAAGGCACAGACAATAAGCCAAAACTGTTGTGAAAATTGTGTGATCTGTGTTtacaatcatattttaaaataactttatatataaaatataattatctaaattatCACAATTACATATAGTAAGGAAATGAACGAAATAAACTTAGAAATTAGAAACACTGCACCAAAGGAGAGTCACGACACTTGTGGCAGACCTAAAGTCATGATTGTCTCCCTACGTACAGATTTTAATAGTTGACCATGATTTTCAGGATAAAACTTCATTAGCTCTCAGTAGTGTCTCATCCCATGTGCACAACCATGAGAAGATTATGAACCAGTCCACTGTCACGTTGCAACAATACAAATACTTGTGGGagtataaatatttctcaacTCATAagctatataaattttatatctatCAATGTGCCAAATGAAGAAAGCTAATGACCCTTTAAATAGTTCTAAAATTTGACCGTTATAAAATTAAGTGGtctaattaaaatcataatattttaataaattcaagtaTAAATAGgccatataaatatataaaatataatggtcaaatatttattaaaccttataaaatcacaattaaatcattataattatgggGCCATAAAcctcaaataaatatcaaattaaactgGCATATTAAGATCAAATAAAGTGTTggaaataatttgatcatgtagaaaattttaaagcttatttccgataaaaacaaacacataaCAAATCAAATCGAAAGTTCTCAGTAACGACGAAGTGTTGCAGCCATGAAGGATCGTTAAGTCGACACTCGACTTTCATTCTTGAGAAGATCCAATAATTACATTTGTGTCActtcatttcaaacttaattttgaaaaatgactTGTTTTAGTAATTATTTCTAAGTTAAATcctattaaaagaatataatctATACATACAGGTACAGAATAAtaacattgttttttttaactttataatatatacatttgtcattctcatTAACATTGAagccaaaatacaaaatagtttatcaaactttttatgCCGTTGTTTGAGGTGCTTGTTTTAGTTCAGAAAATGACTTAACAAAGTTACAAACTTTTCGCTCGTTACCATGAATTACAAAGCTTTTCCCTTGTAGAAACGTACTTACAGAAACTGTCATTTGTGTAAATGGCAGTCCAAAAAATAGGTATagtttttgcaaaaatttctaaaggatttatttgtaatttttcaaaaaaataatagtgatttgtgtaaatgatgtTGGCGCTTCTAAtaagtgtatttataattttttttaaaagaatacaaatactttatataaatatatcaaaaataaaaaaaataatataggtGCAATTGTTCCCAAACTCTTCAACACATGAGAAAGTGCCAAATTCCTATGTGGAGCaaatacaaaatatcaaaCCCTATAACCATATAGAGAATTATGTTATTTGTGCTTTACCAATTGAATTATGGAAGTCTTTACTCATTGAAAAGCACATTTTGTCTTTGTTTCCTCGTCAAATTACTGATGTTTTGAAAACGAAACCCACTCACTTCCTTTCACTTTTTCCTCGGATCACAAATAggagatatttttattttattttatattaatatttagtatttctcctattcaataatttatgtggtaattatttaatatgatatcaGAATCAAACTAAATAAGAGgtaaaattgaacttttattttagggtaaataaCAACGATCTCTCGTATGATTTAacagaattataaatattctattattatttgagaaattatcaatactcttttgattttaaggGTAGTCCAACTGTTAGTCCAATATGTTAATTCCTATTAGgtttctattaattttgtggtaaattaaccaaaatgctcttgtgaactataaattataatttcacttattttttttaaattttttaaaattatttttagtggaTAAGTGGACAATTTTCTTACTATGTTTAAACTTTTTCTGTCCACTTcatcacttttttattttacaatatttatttttttacaaaaaattaaagaaagttgataattttagattttcattcaaaaattatagaatttcaTTACATATCAAGTCATtaaaaatttctcaaacaacaacaaacattcataattattacagACCAATCTCAAATAGCTTGTTGTAATTAGAACTtacgtttttttttaatacacaCACTCAATACACTCACACGTCCACCCAAATATTGAACTCAAGACCTTGCGTAGGAAATTTAAGTCTTCCCTAATGAATCCATCCAAATTTAAACCCAATACCTTTTTGTAAAGTTTTTTTAGCCCAAGCGTATGGACTATCCCAGGAGATATTGTAACTTACACTTTATTTTATAGAGTATTTTTTTGCCCAATAAGAGGAACATTGGAAGAACGCTTGCAATTTGATCGTATATaggaaaaattcttatttaaatcatatttgatcgaatcaaattaatttcaaatcaagTATGATATACACGTTATGTAAttgattactttttttaaattataaattaattatataataaatatattgtacttattatataattatctcatatCGGATCAAACTTGAGCTATAGTATAGAGACAAACTTGCGCAAGATTGGGAGGAAGGGACTAATAAATATgtgactaaaatatttcttcaaaatcacAAACCGCGATATTTATCTTTCTTTCCACAAGTTCCTCCTCTATATCAGTAGccataacacacacacacacacaacacagaCTGAGAGAGATGGAAGCAAGAAATCTCCTCCGCTACaccttctttctcttcttcgcACTATTACTCGTACTCTTCACTCTCTCCAACCTCCCATCCCCGCCGTCCAACAAGGCGGAGATGCTGGACTGCGCCGCCTACTCCCCCTGGTGCACCTCCAAGAACCGTATCCAATCCAAGAAACCCGACTTTCTCCAGAAACCCACCAACCCCACGCGCCGCCGCCACTCCGTCGACGTTCCACACCATCCTCTCGATCCTCTCACCGTGACAGAGCTGAACACAGTTCGGAAAATCATTCAAACACTCGACTTCTTCAAGAACAAAGCCTATGCGCTTCACTCCGTAGTTCTCGAGGAGCCGGACAAGAAGGTGGTGCTCCGGTGGAAGAAGGGGGATCCCCTTCCACCGAGGAAGGCCGCCGTAGTGGCACGTGTGGGCGGGGCGTCGCACGTGCTGACAGTGGACTTGGGTTCCGGTGAGGTGACCCGCCACGAGACGGGTCATATGTCGGGTTACCCGACTATGACGGTGGAGGACATGACATCGGTGACGTGGGCCCCACTGGCGAGCGCTGATTTCAACCGGACGGTGGTGGAGCGCGGAGTGGATTTGGCGGACCTTGCTTGCCTGCCCATTTCGCTTGGATGGTTTGGTAAGcgtcttaatttttttgactGATGTTTGGATTTCGTTTTACAGTTATTTGTCTGAATTTTTATCATCGCTAATTAATATCATTGGTAAAAAATACGATGAAGAATAATCAATCAAGTTTTTTGAGGTGGAGGatgcaaaatattaatgttaattaaaaatcataattaattaagaatcacggcaaaatactattttaaatattttattaattatgataaaaatttaattcgatcaaatttctttattggtccgtcatttttccttttcgtccctcattttagtccttcaTCTCTTAAATGTATCATAATAGTtccttatatattaaaaagatccCAGTCTTTGGCTGTTAAGTTTTAatggaatttaattaaattggatgaaaggtaaaatttaaaaaactcatgtattataataattattttgaatattttgtttaaatttctcACTGCATTTTGAATTTGGCCTTCTCAATAGAAGTTACTAAACAATgagattttcaaaaacattACCAAATAAAGATTGTAGAACATAACAAAATGATATATGTGTTACAATCAAGTTAGATGATGTCAAAAggcaaaatcaattatttataataatgaataaagtATGTTGATTCAGATTgcaaattctttttgttatatattttgcattttaatacCTTGAcgtagaatatatattttatttcatttgattttgttttggaataattataagttgttttattaatatttttatttttttatttaattataacatgATAGTTTTCTAATAATTGGCAAATTATAGAAGTATATGAGTTTTTTAGTCCCCGTAGTGgaatattttgttcattttagTTATAGTCcgttaaatttaacaattaaagATTATAGTGAgatctatttaaaaaattagcagtTGTTATGATACATTTGAgatattaaaactaaaatgggATATAAAGTGAAGATGAGGACAAATGGATAGATTTGGCCATTTAAGTTTTCATGTGTACATTATTGATcgttattgaaaatattgatttaccataatttttaaattgtatgataataattaatgtataggAAGTGTTTTTCGAAAATTTTTACAGAAGTGATTTTGGTAGAAGAAATTAGAGGTTGTAGTTAAATGTAGACCaaacaaaaactaatttaGATCGTGTTTGGAAAAATTTGCACTTATTGTTtgttagtaataattatattttcaaaaagattaataaattttaatttgattaatatattttatatttaatttttgaaaaatatattaataaaaaagatgaatGGTAAGACactttgaattattatacaatttttactAGTGGAATAATATTCCCCACATCATTAAAAAAACATGAGTTTTTTCAACTTATCTTtcattagtaaaatatttcaatttcattaattttaactattaaGAATTATAGTGAgatctatttaaaaaattagcagtTGTTATGATACATTTGAgatattaaaactaaaatgggATATAAAGTGAAGATGAGGACAAATGGATAGATTTGGCCATTTAAGTTTTCATGTGTACATTATTGATcgttattgaaaatattgatttaccataatttttaaattgtatgataataattaatgtataggAAGTGTTTTTCGAAAATTTTTACAGAAGTGATTTTGGTAGAAGAAATTAGAGGTTGTAGTTAAATGTAGACCaaacaaaaactaatttaGATCGTGTTTGGAAAAATTTGCACTTATTGTTtgttagtaataattatattttcaaaaagattaataaattttaatttgattaatatattttatatttaatttttgaaaaatatattaataaaaaagatgaatgtttaatttaataatgctcccACTAAGTACTATAATTGTGGATTACATATCcaataattaaacttgaatgattataaaaaaaagtatcattttattaattaaaaattgccatttaatttatgtttttaaataatataagaataatataattagataacatggcaaataaaatataaaattctgaaataataagtatgtgaaagtgtaaacttaattattgttaattatttaaattatttaaaaactccaatatcaactttaaatatacaattttaaaaagggtcaatagcaatttatttccatgtgatattgaaaatgagcatattaccccccctatgaaaaaaatttagtaatttaaccccctatactttttaaaatgaagcaatttaccaaatacagggaggtaagTTGCTTCatgttaaaaatcatagggaggtaaattgttgtattttaaaaaatatagggagataaatcgctatttattttatcataaggggataatttgctcatttacaatatcacaagaggcttgtttttccaattttaaaaataatgaggtaaagtagaaaaaaataatgttggaTTTATTTACACAAGAAGTCAAACAAGCTTGAAGCACCCGGTAAGGTGCTCCTAATGTTTGGCctaaaaacattttttttagtagttttaaaaacagaaaatgacaTCCTAAACAcctcaaaagtatttttttggtattaaaagctgaaaaatgcttttttaaAACTCCCGCAAACACTCACATCAGTCCGTCAATATAATTCactttatttagaaaatttaatacttttttttaaataatgcaaatattttctcttatacatacatatgtatatatattttctattgaCTAACATTTTTCAAAGAGAAATGGAAGTTAATGTTATCAACTATTAATATAGTAATTCGTGAAAAGCTGCTTGATCATACGAAATTATAAACTTTGTTATTGGGGTTAATTAGTTTGTCGGAAACGGTAAAAGCGtcaaaagaaatggaaaattaGTTACTGAAATTAGATCTTGAATTGCACTGTAATCGTGTATTAAAAAGGTTAATGATACTCATATGGAAAATGCTGATTATATTGAGAATGGAAAGGACGATTTCAaggaatattaattaaaaattacaaaataatcgtggtttaaagaattttaatcatggaaaaaaattaatgtaaagaGTCTGgatttattcatataaaatgttGGATTTAAATTCAtgttatcttattttaaaaaataagatgtatATTGATCATCCATTTATCTAGTGTAATACATTTAAAACACCGTTCCAAGACAGCACAATAAAAATTTGGCCAACGATCacaatctaaaaataatgataaattaatactaactatcataaattaaataaataaaaaatattaagtcgtgatcatgattaattaatattttcataatatgatcaaaatatttattataatttttagatgtgcttaatattttgatctcgTTTATCACTAATAGTCATTGTGTAACTATTTGctatgtctttttttttttttataattttgataattagtCATGATAAAAGTCATATTTTCtggcttaattattttttattactaaaaaaagaaaattctaaaaatataatttatttaatcatataatatttttgtgttaattCGTTAACAAGAACCAAGCAAAAGCTGGACACTGACGCGTGTCAGCTCAAATGCTGACCTTCAGCATCAATTGAGGCTGGCTTGGGGCTGCAGGTCAGCTTTTgagaattcattttattttttattttttttataaaatatatcttataataGATGTTGTCCATGAGTTCGAGTCGTGGACAACATCTAcggttcaattttttttttcaaaaatgatttttttcatcaaGTCGTGCATATTGTCCATAATTtgacacaaaaatattatatgatttaaattaattatatttttatattttttttagtaatagaaaaataattttcaaatatcatattttcaatataattcgatataagattttaaatagagttcaaaattagttaaaattcagtAGTTTGAATTAATAACCTATTTTGAGGTGCGttgcattattaattatactaatgagaaaataatccctcaaaatgaaaattattaattatatgttaatcgctttacaatatttattttcccttttcaCCTTTTAATCACTAACCGAGTTCGAGATGTGttggaaattaattattaacaagTTAATAAGATTACTCTATGGCATAGAGTATTAATCAGtgaaaattattacttaaatttatttaataagatgtggtcataaaattgtcaaataattaatattcataacaAGTGAGGTAACAAATTCTTACATTTGATTTTGTAGTCCAATTATGAGCCGATGAATGTGGCATGGACCAATAATGTTTTGCTCCGATGGTAAATTTGATGTCCCgtgaacaattttaaaatcgtggttcaagtttcatctgatttgttcaatttttttaattatattgacgTATTTATTGAATCGACACAATTTATTGTACTGTACGTATTGTCAGTTCATTGAAATCTTGATTTAATCATGTATTTACCACTtcgtgaaagaaaaaaagaaaaaagatagaatGCGGTTAGAACTTTGTATCACACGACCTGTGttccttttaaaatataagaaaaataaaattgtatgcAAATTCTAATTGGATAGATcgttgctattttattttccagGTAAGAGTGAGGAGAACAGGAGATTGATCAAAGTCCAATGTTACTCCATGAAGGACACCGCCAACTTCTACATGCGACCAATCGAAGGCCTGACAGTGCTGGTAGATTTGGACACCAAAGAAGTTGTTCACATAACTGACAAAGGCAAAAACATACCAATTCCAAACGCCGCCAACACAGACTACCGTTTTGCGGCCCAGAATTCCTACCAAAGCCTGGTGAATCCCATCTCCATTGAGCAACCAAAGGGCCCAAGTTTCACCATCCAGGATGACCATTTGGTCAAGTGGGCAAACTGGGAATTTCACCTCAAACCCGACCCGAGAGCCGGGGTGATCGTTTCCCGGGCCATGGTCCGGGATTCGGGAACCGGTGAGATGAGGAATGTGATGTACAAAGGGCTGACTTCCGAGTTGTTCGTGCCCTACATGGATCCTACTGACGCGTGGTACTTTAAGACGTACATGGATGCAGGGGAATACGGGTTCGGGCTGCAGGCAATGCCGCTCGACCCGCTTAATGATTGTCCGAGGAACGCGTATTACAT includes:
- the LOC105164214 gene encoding primary amine oxidase, with the translated sequence MEARNLLRYTFFLFFALLLVLFTLSNLPSPPSNKAEMLDCAAYSPWCTSKNRIQSKKPDFLQKPTNPTRRRHSVDVPHHPLDPLTVTELNTVRKIIQTLDFFKNKAYALHSVVLEEPDKKVVLRWKKGDPLPPRKAAVVARVGGASHVLTVDLGSGEVTRHETGHMSGYPTMTVEDMTSVTWAPLASADFNRTVVERGVDLADLACLPISLGWFGKSEENRRLIKVQCYSMKDTANFYMRPIEGLTVLVDLDTKEVVHITDKGKNIPIPNAANTDYRFAAQNSYQSLVNPISIEQPKGPSFTIQDDHLVKWANWEFHLKPDPRAGVIVSRAMVRDSGTGEMRNVMYKGLTSELFVPYMDPTDAWYFKTYMDAGEYGFGLQAMPLDPLNDCPRNAYYMDGVFAAADGTPYVRSNMVCVYESYAGDIGWRHSESPITGMEIREVRPKVTLVVRMAASVANYDYIVDWEFQTDGLIRIKVGLSGILMVKGTPYANMNQVNDQESLYGTLLSENVIGVIHDHFITFYLDMDVDGSDNSFVKVNLQRAYTSPEESPRMSYLKAVRNVAKTEKDAQIKLKLYDPSEFHVVNPTKKTRVGNPVGYKVVPAGTAANLLDVNDPPQKRGAFTNNQIWVTPYNETEQWAGGLFVYQSHGEDTLEVWANRDREIENKDIVVWYTLGFHHVPCQEDFPIMPTVSASFDLKPVNFFESNPILKIPPNVESDLPICKADASA